Genomic DNA from Paenibacillus sp. MBLB1832:
ACAAGACAACATCCTTGCCTTTCTTGGTGACGCAAACGGAAGAAGGGAAGAAGAAGTACACCTCCAACTCCTCGCAATGGTTGTCGGGCATCTTTAATAAATATTCCCGTGGCGAGTCGTCAGGCATGACTGACGAGGAAATCAAGCATAATTATCAGGTGATCGACGCAATTGCTCCGAACTCGTACCCGGACCCAAGTGCCGGTCTGGTCTCCCCGACAGGACTAGAGAAAGGCGCAGACTGGACGAAGAAGCTGCAGGACGGTGTTATGAACGTAGTCATCGGCAAGAGCAACATGGACGACTTCGACAAGCTGGTGAAATCGTTTAAGGACGATTCGGCTTACCAAAAATATATTGCGGAAATGAATGCAGGCTACAAAGCGAATCAAAAATAAGGAATGCAGGTATTATGCTAGCCCGCGGTAACTCCTACCGCGGGCTTCATTATAAATGATTGAAGAAGAGGATACGGGTTGTATTCGGACAACACAGCTGGTGCCGCCGGCGGAGTATGCAGTGATCAATAATCCAAAAACTGAGTATTTTTCTGTATGTACGATTCTCTTAACTTGGATTATCCTTAAATGAACTATTACCCCATGCAGGAGGTTTCATTTGCTGTGAATGTAGCATTCGAACAGATTGCCTGTTACTTACGCGAGGAAGACCCATCCTTGGTAGAATCTATTGTTATAAAAGCGCAGTTGGCGCTCAAAGGTAAACAGGTACTGCCAGGAACTCAAGGAAAATTGGAATATATCGGTAGTCCGCCAGATTGGACTCACAATAAGTTTAATGATAAGGGCTATGTTTGGACATTAAATCGGATGCAGCATTGGCGCACTTTGGCGCAGGCTTATCTTCTAACCGGTGAGCAATCTTACGTGGAATGTATAAGAAGAGAACTTGCAGACTGGATAGCTAGAAACCCGTGTCCTCCGATTCCTGAACATGCGGAGGAAGCTGCAGTGCTTTTCAATGGGCTAGATGGGTGGCGGCAGTTAGAAGTTGGCTTTCGAATGTGTGAGGTATGGCCATTCGTTCTTACGGTTCTAAAAGGGATCCCAGGCTTCCTTGACATGTTGGAGGAGCAAGTAAAAGACGTCGTAAGGCAACACGGAGTTGTTCTTCGGCAAATTAGCCCCATGTTGTTCCCGAATGCCGATCATAATTTTTACTTTACGCAGATGGCGGGGCTATTATCGGTTTCTATCCTCTATCCGGATTTGCCTGACGCCAAAGAATGGCGTAAATTTGCGCTGGATGAGCTGGATCGGGGTCTGGTTCGCCAATTCACAGCGGAGGGAGGGCAGGTAGAAGGCTGCCCGCATTACCATAATGCCGTGATCAGTCACCTAAGCAAAGTTGTATACCATGCGATGCGAAGTGATATCACTTTTTCACCGTTCTTTCTGAAGCGGATGAAGCTCGCTGTCGATTATGCGGTACAGACCTGTCGGCCAACTGGAGCAGCGGTTCCGTGGGGTGATTCGGACCCCGATGAGTACCCTGGTGAAATAGCTTGGATTGGAGCGTTGATATACGGCACGCATAAACAGTTGCAAATTGTGCAAGGATTAATGGGCAGAGCAAGATCGACTTCTATGGCAAACAAGCTCTTCTTCCACTATCCCGAACTGTTCCATCTTCTCCGTGACAGCGATCAAACGGAAGAACCAGGGAATAGGGAGGAACCTCCCAGATTGTACTGGCACAAGGAGTTAAAGCAGGTTACGATGCGATCGGACTGGTCAAGGGAGGCATACAGCGTTTTCTTCGCATGTCGGCTGCCTGTTTACAACAGCCATGCGCATGTAGACCCAGCGAGCTTCGATTTCACAGCATTAGGCAAAGCACTTGTAATCGATCCGGGGCGTTATGGATATTGGCGGGAGCCGGAGCGACGTCATTTTAAATCCGGTTCCTGGCATAATACAATTTTGATTAACGGTAATGAGCCGTTTGAGTATGTGGATTCGTGGACATTCGGACCCCAGGAATCGGGGTGGATTGAAGGCTGTGAGGATGATGGAGAATGGTTAAGAGCCTCTGCCGTTCATTATAGCTACAAGCCTTCAGTCCATAGACGCGAGTTGGTCCTAGTGCCAGGTCGCTTTCTGGCGGTTTTGGACACCTTGACCGGTCTTCAGCATGAGGATATTGTGTCGCAGTATTGGCACCTTGATGCAGAAGACGTCCGCTGGGATGATACGGAGCAGATGGCGGCATCGTTCAACAAGGATGTAAACGTTGCGGTTTACTCCAGCGGAGGCTTAAAAGGGGAGTTACTTCCCGGTCTAATCTCGGAAGCGATGGACCATTCTCGGCCTTCTGTACGACTGGAGTTGACTGATGTCGCAAATACGAAGCCGACCCGACGCTATGCTACTATTATTGTGCCTTATCGTGGTCAGGACCGACCACTATGCAAGGTACAGTTGCATGAGACAGGAGAGAATGCTGGTTGTGTTGTTGCCTATAAAGGCGAGTTGATTCATCTACCACTACAGGGATGAGGATATTCTCTGTATTTGCGTGACAGCTTGGTATGTTAGAGTGGAGGTAAGGATTTCTGGATCGAGCAGGAGGGAATGCATGAGCCTTGAAGGACCGATCGTACCCGGTGGAGATCCACGGTGGAATAGGGAAGTGGAGGAGCGGCTGAAGGAGTTTCCGATTCATATTCAACTGGATGAACCGATCACTCAGACGACGTGGCATCAACAGCCAGGTGTTGAGATTCATATCACAAGTGAAGGACGGGCAGCGTTCGTCTCGGGGGACCACTTCTGGGTTCAAAAGGCGAGGCGGGTGATCGTTCATCGAGGGGGCCAGCCCCACCGCTTCATCGGTCTTGCCGAGAAAACCTTCAAGCGTACGGTTGTTTGCTTCGATCCTGACGTGTGGATGGGATTATCCGAGAAGAACTTGTTGCCGCTCATGGCGCTAGACTGGCTGCGGGAGGGCGAGCCCTTACAGCTGGAACTGGACGTAGAGGCCTATGCTCGCATTCAGGAGCAAGCCCGTGTTATCGAGCAAGAGCTGCGGATGAAGTCAGAAGGCTGGAGGGAGCTTGGGCTCGCAAAGTTGCTGGAGATGGTCGTGCTCCTGAAGCGGATGTCCTCTCCTGTCTTCTCCAAACCCGAAGACGATCAGCAAGTATCTGCCCTGGTTCAACACAGTATCGAATACGCGCTTCAGCATCTCGAGGAGGAGTTGACGCTGGCGAGGATGGCCAAGCGATTCGCCATCAGCGAAGAGCATCTGACGCGCAGCTTCACGCGAGAGATCGGAACTAGCTTTCATCGCTTCCTCATCGCAGCTCGCATCTCGAAGAGCTGTGAGCTGATGACGGAGAAGCTGGGAATGCCAATAAGCGACATTGCCTTGCAAGTTGGATACTCTACGCTCGCGCATTATAGCCATATGTTCAAGCAAATAACGGGTATGAGTCCGACCCAGTATCGCAAGGAATGGACATCAAGTTTACGCAAATCTTAGGTCAATCGTGCGAAAGCGCTCCCTCCCTCGACTTGATACAATCGAAGTAGAAACGAGGGTTATCATTATGATACTAGAGGGAGTGCCGCTATGATTATTGACTGCGACGTGCATCACGCCCGGAAGGATTCCCGGGAGCTTGCGGAATTTTTACCTGAGCCTTGGCGAAGCGAATTGTTGAAATATGGCGAACGGAGGCTGGATTCCGGCATTCTTCAGCAGGAAGGTGGAATGCGTGGTGATTCGTTCCCACCTGCAGGAGGCCCGCCAGGCGGGGATCCCGATTATCTGATCGAGCAGCTCCTTGATAAATACGAATATTCTTATGCGCTCCTCACCGGTTCGGGCCATCACATAACGGGCATTCCTGATCCGGACTATGCCGCAGCTATGGTCTCGGCATGGAACGATCATACGATTAAGCATTGGCTTCCCAAAGATAAGCGGTTCAAAATGGCGCTCTGGGTCGCCCACCAGGACCCCCTCTTGGCGGCCAAGGAGATCGAGCGTCTCGGCGATCACCCGGACATCGTAGCCGTCTGGTTCTCCTCGACAAGTCGGGTGTCGTTCGGCAATCGCTTCTTCTATCCGATCTACGAAGCGGCGGAGCGCAAAGGCCTTCCGATCGGCATTCACCCGGGCCAGGGCGGAGCGATGTTCGCGCAGGCTTCCCCAACGGCATCGGGGATTGCCCGCAGCTATCTGGAGTGGCATACGGGAGTCTCACAGATTTATATGGGCCACCTGACGAGCCTGCTCCTTGAGGGCGTGTTCGAGCGGTTCCCGAAGTTGCGCTTTTTCCTTGTCGAAGGAGGGGTGGCTTGGCTACCGCACTTGCTGTGGAGGATGGATGCTCATTATAAAGGGCTTCGTCAGCAAGCTCCTTGGCTGAAGCGACTGCCGAGCGAATATATAGCTGATCATGTACGGCTCACGACGCAGCCTCTAGAGGAGCCTCGCAAGCATGAGCATCTCCACCAAATCTTCGATATGATCGATGCGGAGAATCTCTTGATGTTCGCGAGCGATTACCCGCATTGGGACTTCGATGAGCCTACGACCGTCGTGAAGAAGCTTCCGGCATCCGCTCGTCAGAAAATCATGCATGACAACGCCGCCGCCTTCTTTGGGCTGGGTTGAAGGAGGAGATGGATAATGGCACTCCATCATGTGGCGGATATCGGCGATCTCCAGGAAGGGCAACGCAAGCTGGTGACGATCGGGAAGCAGCAGATTGGTATTTTTCATGAAGAAGGGAAGTATTACGCGGTTCTCAATGTTTGTCCGCATGCCTATGCTCCGGTTTGCGAGGGTAAGGTTGAGGCACCTCTCATGGCTGAGGTGGTGGGCAGTCAACCATCCGCCGTCTATGAGCTGGACTCGGGTCGAAGGGTGCTTCGGTGTCCGTGGCATCACTGGGAATTCGAACTGAATAGTGGGAAACCAGTATGCAGTGGGATTAAGATGCGGTTGAGAACGTATACGGTCCATCAACAGGACGGGCGTTTATATGTAGAAGTGTAGGAGGTTGTGTCAAGTTGGCTTCATATGTTCTCACTTCTCAAGCAGATGGATCGGAGAGTGCCGTTCCTGCCGGCAAACGAATTCCGTTCGGGTGGAAGGCACTTTCAATTGGCAAAGGTCCGGAGGAAGCGGTGCGGCTTCGGTTTGCAACTCACCCCAAGCCTACAGGCAAGGCGTGGCTGCGGGTTTCTATCGCGTTGGATTTGCGGGAAGAGGTGGTGGTGGAGGCTTTGAATGCTGCTACCGGAAAGCGGCTCGGCCTATTCGATATTCGATTCGCCTCCGTGCTTCAGCCTCACCAGAGTGAATTAACTGCTGCCCAAGTGGACGAGGCTGGCCGGGACGGCGTGGAACTGAGGCTTGTACGGGGGAGTGCTCCGGTTTGGATCTTCTCCGAAGTGCCTGTGGAAGCGCCACTTCTCGCGCCTCATATCCTCTATGAAGAGGAGAAGACTAGTCTCCCCATGGAAAGACTCCAGGATACGATGGCCTCTTTATCGTCGGTCCAAGCCTTCGGTTGGCTGGAAGGGTGCGTTCTGGATGGGCTGCTTGACCTCGAGCAGGCGTTTGGAGGCGGTCGTTTCCGCGAAGCGGCCGAAGCCCATCTCCGTCTCTTTTTCGATGAGAAGGGGGAGTTGCACTACGAGAACCCGCGCAGCGAGCCGGTAGATGGCAAGGTGTACGGGATTGAAGGAACGCTGCCGTTCGCGACGCTCGCTCAATTGAAACCGGAGCACCCGGCGATCGAGCATGCCTTGACCTTCTGGCTGTCGGAACGCCAAGAGGACGGTGCCATATTGGACGGCTCGATGCTGTCTGGCGAGGGAAGCTACACGATCGCGTATCCGATGGCGATCCTGGCTCGGCAATATGGACGGTCCGACCTGGCGTCGCTCTCCCTCCGTCAGCTCGAGGTGCGCAGGGAAAGACTCGTTATTGGAGAAGACTTATACCTCCGTCATCATGCGAACGGTACCCGCAGCTTCTGCAACTGGTCGCGCGCCTATGCTTGGTACATGCTGGGCTTGGCTCGCACGCTTCGCGAGCTGAAGGGCTGGGAAGGCTTGGGGGACAGCGAGCACAGCAGGATCCAGGAGCTGGAGCGGGAGCTTGCACGCGTGTCCGATGTGGCCATATCCCGCCAGCAGCCTAACGGCCTGTGGTGTGTCTATGTCAACGAGCCCGTAACGGGTCCGGAGACGTCAGGTTCCTCGGCCATAGCGACCGCACTGGCGATCGGGGTGAAGCTGGGCGTGTTGGGAGATAGAGCGGCAGCTGCGGCGAAAAGGACCCGAGACGCGCTAGACGACTTTCTAACGGCAGATGGGGTACTAGGCGGTGTCAGCCAGAACAACAAGTCTGGGGAGGAGCTTCAGCGGGATGGCTACCGCATCCTGTCCCAGATGGGGACGGGATTGGCGACCCAGCTATACGCGGCATTATTCGCTCAATAAAGACGTAACTCTAATGAGCTCGCGGTAAGCCATTACCGTGGGCTTTTTGCCATTCCTTGCTGAGGTATTCCGAAGGGGTATATCCGAACGACTCCTTGAATTTTTTGTGTACAACGCGGCAAGCATGTTTCAGAATAATGCGTTCGCAGAGCATTCGCATAGTGGATACCGCTTCTTCCGCCTTTCCTTGCTTCAGACTCTCCAGAATCGCGTTCTCCATTTCGGTTAGAGTGTCCACCTCGTTCCTCAATA
This window encodes:
- a CDS encoding alginate lyase family protein, whose product is MNVAFEQIACYLREEDPSLVESIVIKAQLALKGKQVLPGTQGKLEYIGSPPDWTHNKFNDKGYVWTLNRMQHWRTLAQAYLLTGEQSYVECIRRELADWIARNPCPPIPEHAEEAAVLFNGLDGWRQLEVGFRMCEVWPFVLTVLKGIPGFLDMLEEQVKDVVRQHGVVLRQISPMLFPNADHNFYFTQMAGLLSVSILYPDLPDAKEWRKFALDELDRGLVRQFTAEGGQVEGCPHYHNAVISHLSKVVYHAMRSDITFSPFFLKRMKLAVDYAVQTCRPTGAAVPWGDSDPDEYPGEIAWIGALIYGTHKQLQIVQGLMGRARSTSMANKLFFHYPELFHLLRDSDQTEEPGNREEPPRLYWHKELKQVTMRSDWSREAYSVFFACRLPVYNSHAHVDPASFDFTALGKALVIDPGRYGYWREPERRHFKSGSWHNTILINGNEPFEYVDSWTFGPQESGWIEGCEDDGEWLRASAVHYSYKPSVHRRELVLVPGRFLAVLDTLTGLQHEDIVSQYWHLDAEDVRWDDTEQMAASFNKDVNVAVYSSGGLKGELLPGLISEAMDHSRPSVRLELTDVANTKPTRRYATIIVPYRGQDRPLCKVQLHETGENAGCVVAYKGELIHLPLQG
- a CDS encoding AraC family transcriptional regulator, whose translation is MSLEGPIVPGGDPRWNREVEERLKEFPIHIQLDEPITQTTWHQQPGVEIHITSEGRAAFVSGDHFWVQKARRVIVHRGGQPHRFIGLAEKTFKRTVVCFDPDVWMGLSEKNLLPLMALDWLREGEPLQLELDVEAYARIQEQARVIEQELRMKSEGWRELGLAKLLEMVVLLKRMSSPVFSKPEDDQQVSALVQHSIEYALQHLEEELTLARMAKRFAISEEHLTRSFTREIGTSFHRFLIAARISKSCELMTEKLGMPISDIALQVGYSTLAHYSHMFKQITGMSPTQYRKEWTSSLRKS
- a CDS encoding amidohydrolase family protein, encoding MIIDCDVHHARKDSRELAEFLPEPWRSELLKYGERRLDSGILQQEGGMRGDSFPPAGGPPGGDPDYLIEQLLDKYEYSYALLTGSGHHITGIPDPDYAAAMVSAWNDHTIKHWLPKDKRFKMALWVAHQDPLLAAKEIERLGDHPDIVAVWFSSTSRVSFGNRFFYPIYEAAERKGLPIGIHPGQGGAMFAQASPTASGIARSYLEWHTGVSQIYMGHLTSLLLEGVFERFPKLRFFLVEGGVAWLPHLLWRMDAHYKGLRQQAPWLKRLPSEYIADHVRLTTQPLEEPRKHEHLHQIFDMIDAENLLMFASDYPHWDFDEPTTVVKKLPASARQKIMHDNAAAFFGLG
- a CDS encoding Rieske (2Fe-2S) protein; the protein is MALHHVADIGDLQEGQRKLVTIGKQQIGIFHEEGKYYAVLNVCPHAYAPVCEGKVEAPLMAEVVGSQPSAVYELDSGRRVLRCPWHHWEFELNSGKPVCSGIKMRLRTYTVHQQDGRLYVEV
- a CDS encoding glycoside hydrolase family 88 protein; protein product: MLSGEGSYTIAYPMAILARQYGRSDLASLSLRQLEVRRERLVIGEDLYLRHHANGTRSFCNWSRAYAWYMLGLARTLRELKGWEGLGDSEHSRIQELERELARVSDVAISRQQPNGLWCVYVNEPVTGPETSGSSAIATALAIGVKLGVLGDRAAAAAKRTRDALDDFLTADGVLGGVSQNNKSGEELQRDGYRILSQMGTGLATQLYAALFAQ